In Streptomyces sp. P3, one DNA window encodes the following:
- a CDS encoding family 43 glycosylhydrolase, which translates to MDKGRSSMPRMYRRSPLLVCVLALLVALVAATQPVSAADGRPYTNPLKSSKGADPWLEYYDGNYYLVTTTFTGILGMRKSPTLAGLATAPNVQVWSDTTSTRNTNIWAPEIHQFNGHWYLYYSAGQGGVSCCDSQRTHVLESAGADPLGPYTYKGSLTGSNLTPGGWLIDATVLQANNKLYLVGSGFVNGSKQSLVIAPMSNPYTLASNTFTVISSPTLSWETSGGAVNEGPEPLYHDGRTFLTFSASFCGTPDYKLGQLELTGSDPLDPASWTKKQTPVFQRSDANSVYGPGHNGFFTSPDGTENWIVYHANSASNGGCGNGRTTRAQKFTWNADGTPNFGTPVALGTSLPGPSGETATTPTAYTLVNRNSGKCLDLEGGNTANGTNVFQWTCTGGANQKWKIEDLADDTNRLVNVATGGVMDTAACSTADGADIQQWSWLNNKCQRYRLVFTATGDYVRIVNENSGKVADVANCGTANGVDVRQWTWLNNNCQQWKLVPAA; encoded by the coding sequence ATGGACAAGGGACGGTCCTCTATGCCCCGGATGTACCGCCGCAGCCCCCTGCTCGTCTGCGTGTTGGCGCTCCTCGTCGCCCTGGTGGCGGCGACCCAACCGGTGTCCGCGGCTGACGGCCGTCCGTACACCAACCCGCTGAAGTCGTCCAAGGGCGCCGACCCCTGGCTGGAGTACTACGACGGCAACTACTACCTGGTCACCACCACGTTCACCGGCATCCTCGGCATGCGGAAGTCGCCGACCCTGGCGGGTCTGGCCACCGCGCCCAACGTGCAGGTGTGGTCGGACACCACGTCCACGCGCAACACCAACATCTGGGCCCCGGAGATCCACCAGTTCAACGGCCACTGGTACCTGTACTACTCGGCCGGCCAGGGCGGCGTCTCCTGCTGCGACTCCCAGCGCACGCACGTCCTGGAGAGCGCCGGCGCCGACCCGCTGGGCCCGTACACCTACAAGGGCTCGCTCACCGGCTCCAACCTCACGCCGGGCGGGTGGCTGATCGACGCGACCGTGCTGCAGGCGAACAACAAGCTCTACCTGGTCGGCAGCGGGTTCGTGAACGGCAGCAAGCAGAGTCTGGTCATCGCGCCGATGAGCAACCCGTACACCCTCGCCAGCAATACCTTCACCGTCATCTCCAGCCCCACCCTGAGCTGGGAGACCTCCGGCGGCGCGGTCAACGAGGGGCCGGAACCGCTGTACCACGACGGCCGGACGTTCCTGACCTTCTCCGCCAGCTTCTGCGGCACCCCCGACTACAAGCTCGGCCAGCTGGAGCTCACCGGTTCCGACCCGCTCGACCCCGCGTCCTGGACCAAGAAGCAGACGCCCGTCTTCCAGCGCAGTGACGCCAACAGCGTCTACGGTCCCGGCCACAACGGCTTCTTCACCTCGCCGGACGGCACGGAGAACTGGATCGTCTACCACGCCAACAGCGCCTCCAACGGAGGCTGCGGAAACGGCCGGACGACCCGCGCCCAGAAGTTCACCTGGAACGCCGACGGCACGCCGAACTTCGGCACGCCCGTCGCGCTCGGCACGTCGCTGCCCGGCCCGTCCGGGGAGACGGCGACGACGCCGACGGCGTACACCCTCGTCAACCGCAACAGCGGCAAGTGCCTGGACCTCGAGGGCGGCAACACCGCCAACGGCACCAATGTCTTCCAGTGGACCTGCACCGGCGGGGCCAACCAGAAGTGGAAGATCGAGGACCTCGCCGACGACACCAACCGGTTGGTGAACGTGGCCACCGGAGGCGTGATGGACACGGCGGCCTGTTCCACGGCCGACGGCGCCGACATCCAGCAGTGGTCCTGGCTCAACAACAAGTGCCAGCGCTACCGGCTCGTCTTCACCGCGACCGGTGACTACGTCCGGATCGTCAACGAGAACAGCGGCAAGGTCGCCGACGTGGCCAACTGCGGCACCGCGAACGGCGTCGACGTACGGCAGT
- the katG gene encoding catalase/peroxidase HPI, giving the protein MTENHDAIVTDSKAAEAGGCPVAHGRAAHPTQGGGNRQWWPERLNVRILAKNPAVANPLGEGFDYAEAFKALDLAAVKADIAEVLTTSQDWWPADFGNYGPLMIRMAWHSAGTYRISDGRGGAGAGQQRFAPLNSWPDNANLDKARRLLWPVKKKYGQSISWADLMILTGNVALEQMGFSTFGFAGGREDVWEAEEDVYWGPETTWLDDQRYTGDRELENPLGAVQMGLIYVNPEGPNGNPDPLAAARDIRETFRRMAMNDEETVALIAGGHTFGKTHGAGPADNVGADPEAASLAEQGLGWKSGYGTGKGGDTITSGLEVTWTSTPTQWSNGFFDNLFGFEWELTESPAGAKQWVAKDGAGAGTVPDAHDTSKRHAPTMLTTDLSLRFDPIYGPISRRFHQNPDQFADAFARAWYKLTHRDLGPKSLYLGPEVPAETLLWQDPLPAADGEVIGAEDVAALKAKLLASGLTVSQLVSTAWASASTFRGSDKRGGANGARIRLEPQRGWEVNEPDELAQVLRVLEGVQAEFNSGAKKVSLADLIVLGGAAAVEKAAKDAGHDVQVPFTPGRVDASQEQTDVESFAALEPTADGFRNYLGKGNRLPAEYLLLDRANLLNLSAPELTVLVGGLRVLGANHGQSSHGLLTDAPGTLTNDFFVNLLDLGTTWSSTSSDESLFEGRDAATGEVKWTGTRADLVFGSNSELRAVAEVYASDDAKEKFVTDFVAAWAKVSDLDRFDLV; this is encoded by the coding sequence ATGACCGAGAACCATGACGCGATCGTGACCGACTCGAAGGCGGCGGAGGCAGGTGGCTGCCCGGTCGCGCACGGCCGTGCCGCGCACCCGACCCAGGGCGGCGGCAACCGCCAGTGGTGGCCGGAGCGGCTCAACGTGAGGATCCTCGCGAAGAACCCCGCCGTGGCGAACCCGCTCGGCGAGGGCTTCGACTACGCCGAGGCGTTCAAGGCGCTCGACCTGGCCGCCGTGAAGGCGGACATCGCCGAGGTGCTCACCACCTCGCAGGACTGGTGGCCGGCCGACTTCGGCAACTACGGCCCGCTGATGATCCGCATGGCCTGGCACAGCGCGGGCACCTACCGCATCAGTGACGGCCGCGGCGGCGCCGGCGCCGGTCAGCAGCGGTTCGCCCCGCTCAACAGCTGGCCGGACAACGCCAACCTGGACAAGGCCCGCCGTCTGCTGTGGCCGGTCAAGAAGAAGTACGGCCAGTCCATCTCCTGGGCCGACCTGATGATCCTCACCGGCAACGTCGCGCTCGAGCAGATGGGCTTTTCGACCTTCGGCTTCGCCGGCGGCCGCGAGGACGTCTGGGAGGCGGAGGAGGACGTCTACTGGGGCCCCGAGACCACCTGGCTCGACGACCAGCGCTACACCGGCGACCGTGAGCTGGAGAACCCGCTCGGCGCCGTCCAGATGGGCCTCATCTACGTCAACCCCGAAGGCCCCAACGGCAACCCGGACCCGCTGGCCGCGGCCCGCGACATCCGTGAGACGTTCCGCCGGATGGCGATGAACGACGAGGAGACGGTCGCCCTGATCGCGGGCGGTCACACCTTCGGCAAGACTCACGGCGCGGGCCCGGCGGACAACGTCGGCGCCGACCCCGAGGCCGCCTCGCTGGCCGAGCAGGGCCTCGGCTGGAAGAGCGGCTACGGCACCGGCAAGGGCGGCGACACCATCACCAGCGGCCTCGAGGTCACCTGGACCTCCACGCCGACGCAGTGGAGCAACGGCTTCTTCGACAACCTGTTCGGCTTCGAGTGGGAGCTGACGGAGAGCCCGGCCGGCGCGAAGCAGTGGGTGGCCAAGGACGGCGCCGGCGCGGGCACCGTCCCGGACGCGCACGACACGTCCAAGCGGCACGCCCCGACGATGCTGACGACCGACCTGTCGCTGCGCTTCGACCCGATCTACGGGCCGATCTCACGCCGCTTCCACCAGAACCCCGACCAGTTCGCGGACGCCTTCGCCCGCGCCTGGTACAAGCTCACCCACCGCGACCTGGGCCCGAAGTCCCTGTACCTCGGCCCGGAGGTCCCGGCGGAGACCCTGCTGTGGCAGGACCCGCTGCCGGCGGCCGACGGTGAGGTCATCGGCGCCGAGGACGTCGCGGCGCTCAAGGCCAAGCTCCTCGCCTCCGGCCTGACCGTCTCGCAGCTGGTGTCCACCGCGTGGGCCTCCGCCTCCACCTTCCGCGGCAGCGACAAGCGCGGCGGCGCCAACGGCGCCCGTATCCGCCTCGAGCCGCAGCGCGGCTGGGAGGTCAACGAGCCCGACGAGCTGGCGCAGGTGCTGCGCGTCCTCGAGGGCGTCCAGGCGGAGTTCAACTCCGGCGCGAAGAAGGTCTCGCTGGCGGACCTGATCGTCCTCGGCGGCGCCGCCGCCGTGGAGAAGGCCGCCAAGGACGCCGGACACGACGTGCAGGTCCCGTTCACGCCGGGCCGGGTGGACGCGTCGCAGGAGCAGACGGACGTCGAGTCCTTCGCCGCGCTCGAGCCGACCGCCGACGGTTTCCGCAACTACCTCGGCAAGGGCAACCGTCTGCCGGCCGAGTACCTCCTCCTCGACCGGGCGAACCTGCTCAACCTGAGCGCTCCGGAGCTGACGGTCCTCGTCGGCGGCCTGCGCGTGCTGGGCGCGAACCACGGCCAGTCCTCGCACGGCCTCCTCACCGACGCTCCCGGCACACTGACGAACGACTTCTTCGTCAACCTGCTCGACCTGGGAACGACCTGGTCGTCGACGTCCTCGGACGAGTCCCTCTTCGAGGGCCGCGACGCCGCCACGGGCGAGGTGAAGTGGACCGGCACCCGGGCCGACCTGGTCTTCGGCTCGAACTCCGAGCTGCGCGCGGTCGCCGAGGTCTACGCGAGCGACGACGCGAAGGAGAAGTTCGTGACGGACTTCGTCGCGGCGTGGGCCAAGGTCTCCGACCTCGACCGCTTCGACCTGGTCTGA
- a CDS encoding Fur family transcriptional regulator: MTAPGTPTTAEELRGAGLRVTAARVALLQTVRAGDHLGVEAIASGVRDRVGHISLQAVYDALHALTTAGLVRRIEPPGSPARFEGRVGDNHHHLVCRACSAVVDVDCAVGHAPCLTASDDRGFSIDEAEVIYWGLCPDCSTVRST; the protein is encoded by the coding sequence ATGACAGCACCCGGTACACCGACCACCGCCGAGGAGCTGCGCGGTGCCGGCCTGCGGGTGACGGCCGCCCGGGTCGCGCTTCTCCAGACCGTCCGAGCGGGCGACCACCTCGGTGTCGAGGCCATCGCCTCCGGGGTGCGCGACCGCGTCGGCCACATCTCGCTGCAGGCCGTCTACGACGCCCTGCACGCGCTGACCACGGCCGGGCTGGTGCGCCGCATCGAGCCACCGGGCAGCCCCGCCCGGTTCGAGGGGCGCGTCGGCGACAACCATCACCACCTGGTGTGCCGGGCGTGCAGCGCCGTCGTCGACGTCGACTGCGCCGTCGGCCACGCCCCCTGTCTGACCGCCTCCGACGACCGCGGCTTCTCCATAGACGAGGCCGAGGTCATCTACTGGGGCCTGTGCCCCGACTGTTCGACCGTTCGCAGCACCTGA
- a CDS encoding maleylacetate reductase produces the protein MTGPALDFTYQSQPMRVVFRPGAVPHAVAAETGRLGLRRVLVVCGERGRDTARAVAAALGDECAGVHAGARMHVPVRTAERAVEAAREAGADGCAAVGGGSAIGLAKAVARRTGLPVVAAPTTYAGSEMTPVWGETEDGVKRTGRDPRVLPRSVVYDPLLTLTMPAAQSAASGMNAMAHAAEALYAPDASPVVALMAQDGVRALARALPEVVADPTGPAARAGALYGAWLCGACLGATSMGLHHRLCHVLGGTFGLPHAETHAVVLPHVLAFNAPSAPAATAALRRALEVADPARELYELGGRLGVPRSLAALGLSAADLDRAVGATLRAPYANPRRALAGELRAILQAAFDGAPPSRG, from the coding sequence ATGACCGGGCCGGCCCTGGACTTCACCTACCAGTCCCAGCCGATGCGCGTCGTGTTCCGGCCGGGTGCCGTGCCGCACGCGGTGGCGGCGGAGACCGGGCGGCTCGGCCTGCGCCGCGTCCTCGTCGTCTGCGGCGAGCGCGGCCGGGACACGGCCCGCGCCGTCGCCGCCGCGCTCGGCGACGAGTGCGCGGGGGTGCACGCGGGCGCGCGCATGCACGTACCGGTCCGGACGGCCGAACGAGCCGTCGAGGCGGCGCGCGAGGCCGGAGCCGACGGCTGCGCCGCGGTCGGCGGCGGCTCCGCGATCGGGCTCGCCAAGGCCGTCGCCCGCCGCACCGGCCTGCCGGTCGTGGCCGCCCCGACGACGTACGCGGGGTCGGAGATGACGCCGGTCTGGGGCGAGACCGAGGACGGGGTGAAACGCACCGGGCGCGATCCGCGGGTCCTGCCGCGCAGTGTCGTGTACGACCCGCTGCTGACGCTCACCATGCCGGCCGCGCAGTCCGCCGCGAGCGGGATGAACGCGATGGCCCACGCCGCCGAGGCGCTCTACGCCCCGGACGCCTCGCCGGTCGTCGCGCTCATGGCGCAGGACGGCGTACGGGCACTGGCACGCGCCCTGCCAGAGGTCGTCGCCGATCCCACCGGGCCGGCCGCCCGTGCCGGCGCCCTGTACGGGGCCTGGCTGTGCGGCGCCTGCCTCGGCGCGACCTCCATGGGCCTGCACCACCGGCTCTGCCACGTGCTCGGCGGCACCTTCGGCCTGCCGCACGCCGAGACGCATGCCGTCGTCCTGCCGCATGTGCTGGCCTTCAACGCGCCGTCGGCGCCCGCCGCCACGGCTGCGCTGCGCCGTGCGCTCGAGGTAGCGGACCCGGCCCGGGAACTGTACGAGCTGGGCGGGCGGCTGGGTGTCCCGCGTTCCCTCGCCGCCCTCGGCCTGTCCGCCGCAGACCTGGACCGTGCCGTCGGCGCCACGCTCCGGGCGCCGTACGCCAACCCCCGCCGCGCCTTGGCCGGGGAGTTGCGGGCGATCCTGCAAGCGGCGTTCGACGGTGCGCCGCCGTCCCGCGGCTGA
- a CDS encoding dioxygenase has protein sequence MAMDFTAETATDAVVDSFARTPDPRLRELLTGLVRHLHDFVRETEPTRAEWERAIAFLTEAGQRCDDTRQEFILLSDVLGVSMLVEAINDRTEPAATDSTVLGPFHMVESPARALGDTVDLVGAGEPCLISGRVVSVDGIPLPGATLDVWQADGQGFYDVQQPRKQPPGNGRGLFTTDSEGRFRFRSCVPSPYPIPTDGPVGALLEATDRHPYRPAHIHFIVSADGHLPVTTHVFVAGSDYLESDAVFAVRRSLVQEFAEVDDPALAASSGLANPFRRAVFDIVLQPVTA, from the coding sequence ATGGCCATGGACTTCACCGCCGAGACCGCGACGGACGCGGTCGTGGACAGTTTCGCCCGCACCCCCGACCCCCGGTTGAGGGAGCTGCTGACCGGCCTCGTACGGCATCTGCACGACTTCGTGCGGGAGACCGAGCCGACCCGGGCCGAGTGGGAGCGGGCGATCGCCTTCCTCACCGAGGCCGGGCAGCGGTGCGACGACACCCGGCAGGAGTTCATCCTGCTCTCGGACGTCCTGGGCGTGTCGATGCTCGTCGAGGCGATCAACGACCGCACGGAGCCGGCCGCCACCGACTCCACGGTGCTCGGCCCGTTCCACATGGTCGAGTCACCTGCGCGGGCGCTCGGGGACACCGTGGACCTGGTCGGCGCCGGTGAGCCCTGCCTCATCAGCGGCCGGGTCGTGTCCGTCGACGGCATCCCGCTGCCCGGCGCGACGCTGGACGTGTGGCAGGCCGACGGCCAGGGCTTCTACGACGTCCAGCAGCCCCGGAAACAGCCGCCGGGCAACGGCCGAGGCCTGTTCACCACGGACTCCGAGGGTCGCTTCCGGTTCCGCTCGTGCGTGCCGAGCCCGTATCCGATCCCCACGGACGGACCGGTCGGGGCGCTGCTCGAGGCCACCGACCGCCACCCCTACCGGCCCGCCCACATCCACTTCATCGTGAGCGCCGACGGCCACCTGCCCGTGACGACCCACGTCTTCGTGGCGGGCAGCGACTATCTGGAGTCGGACGCCGTCTTCGCCGTCAGGAGGAGCCTGGTGCAGGAGTTCGCCGAGGTGGACGACCCGGCACTGGCGGCATCGTCCGGCCTGGCCAACCCCTTTCGCCGGGCCGTCTTCGACATCGTGCTGCAGCCGGTCACGGCATGA
- a CDS encoding enoyl-CoA hydratase/isomerase family protein, whose translation MTGADAPVLLETVGRAARLVLNRPRALNALNHAMVRRIDDALTAWEHDPAVETVVLTGAGERGLCAGGDIRAVHDDARDGDGTASAAFWRDEYRLNARIARYPKPYVAVMDGIVMGGGVGVSAHGGVRVVTERSRIAMPETGIGFVPDVGGTHLLGRAPGELGVHLALTGAQIGAGDAVLCGLADHYVPSASLPTFLAELADLPVGEAVARHEQPPPQGELAAARGWIDACYAAGTVEEIVRRLLAHGDPAAAEAAQTLLTRSPTALKVTLAALHRARRLGSLEEVLDQEYRVSCAALTSPDLVEGVRAQIVDKDRAPRWSPATLAEVADTDVERFFTPLGTREPGLAGPPSSHPPHQLHPPHQLHPATRLRPAP comes from the coding sequence ATGACCGGCGCCGACGCCCCCGTCCTGCTGGAGACGGTCGGCCGGGCCGCCCGCCTCGTCCTCAACCGCCCACGCGCTCTCAACGCCCTGAACCATGCGATGGTGCGCAGGATCGACGACGCGCTGACCGCGTGGGAGCACGACCCCGCCGTCGAGACCGTCGTGCTCACCGGCGCGGGGGAACGCGGCCTGTGTGCGGGCGGCGACATCCGCGCCGTCCACGACGACGCCCGCGACGGTGACGGCACGGCCTCGGCGGCCTTCTGGCGAGACGAGTACCGTCTCAACGCCCGTATCGCCCGATACCCCAAGCCCTATGTCGCCGTCATGGACGGCATCGTCATGGGCGGCGGCGTCGGCGTCTCCGCGCACGGCGGCGTGCGGGTCGTCACCGAGCGCTCCCGGATCGCCATGCCCGAGACCGGCATCGGATTCGTGCCCGACGTGGGCGGCACCCATCTGCTCGGCCGTGCGCCGGGTGAACTCGGCGTCCACCTCGCCCTGACGGGCGCGCAGATCGGCGCGGGGGACGCCGTGCTGTGCGGACTCGCCGACCACTACGTGCCGTCCGCCTCGCTCCCCACGTTTCTCGCCGAACTCGCCGACCTGCCGGTGGGCGAGGCCGTGGCCCGTCACGAGCAGCCCCCGCCGCAGGGGGAGTTGGCCGCGGCGCGCGGGTGGATCGACGCGTGTTACGCCGCCGGCACGGTCGAGGAGATCGTCCGGCGCCTGCTCGCCCACGGCGACCCGGCCGCCGCGGAGGCCGCGCAGACCCTGCTCACCCGGTCGCCCACCGCGCTGAAGGTCACCCTGGCCGCCCTGCACCGTGCCCGGCGGCTCGGCTCGCTGGAGGAGGTGCTGGACCAGGAGTACCGCGTTTCGTGCGCCGCTCTGACCAGCCCCGACCTCGTCGAGGGCGTCCGCGCCCAGATCGTCGACAAGGACCGCGCCCCGCGCTGGTCGCCGGCCACCCTCGCCGAGGTCGCCGACACGGATGTGGAACGCTTCTTCACCCCCCTCGGCACCCGGGAACCCGGTCTCGCCGGACCACCGTCCTCCCACCCGCCCCACCAGCTCCACCCGCCCCACCAGCTCCACCCGGCCACTCGGCTTCGTCCCGCCCCTTGA
- a CDS encoding winged helix DNA-binding domain-containing protein, which translates to MTKTTSPAGPVLDARALNRATLARQLLLSPAELSAKAAVEHLLGLQAQNVKPPYYALAARLEGFVPEQLSGLMADREVVRIVSMRSTIHTHTADDCLTLRPLVQPARDRELANFRKGLVGVDLDRLAVLARELVEDEPRTMGQLREALTVEWPDADPQSLAVAARCRLPLVQVTPRGLWGRSGQVALTTAEHWLGRPAQQAPAADAVVLRYLAAFGPASVKDMQTWAGLTRLREAFAGLRPHLSVFRDDHGVELFDLPEAPRPDPETPAPPRFLAEFDNLLLSHADRSRVIPPEYWGRSWQGNQAYCTFLVDGFLAGVWRLDRDTLVVEPFGRLTGAQKRDVLAEGERVLAVMHPGESYDIRFGTVLRP; encoded by the coding sequence ATGACGAAGACGACCTCCCCGGCGGGCCCCGTGCTCGACGCCCGGGCCCTCAACCGTGCCACCCTCGCCCGGCAACTGCTGCTGAGCCCGGCCGAGTTGTCCGCCAAGGCCGCGGTGGAGCACCTGCTCGGACTGCAGGCGCAGAACGTCAAGCCGCCGTACTACGCGCTCGCTGCCCGCCTCGAAGGCTTCGTCCCGGAGCAGCTGTCGGGGCTGATGGCGGACCGCGAGGTCGTCCGGATCGTCAGCATGCGCTCCACGATCCACACCCACACCGCGGACGACTGCCTGACCCTCCGGCCGCTCGTCCAGCCCGCCCGCGACCGGGAGCTGGCCAACTTCCGCAAGGGACTCGTGGGGGTCGACCTCGACCGGCTCGCAGTCCTTGCCCGCGAGCTGGTCGAGGACGAGCCGCGCACCATGGGCCAACTGCGAGAGGCGCTCACCGTGGAGTGGCCGGACGCCGACCCGCAGTCCCTCGCCGTGGCCGCCCGCTGCCGACTGCCCCTGGTCCAGGTCACTCCGCGCGGGCTGTGGGGCCGGAGCGGACAGGTCGCCCTCACCACCGCCGAGCACTGGCTGGGCCGCCCCGCACAGCAGGCGCCCGCAGCGGACGCCGTCGTCCTGCGCTATCTGGCGGCCTTCGGTCCGGCCTCCGTCAAGGACATGCAGACCTGGGCCGGCCTGACCCGGCTGCGCGAGGCTTTCGCAGGTCTGCGCCCGCACCTGTCGGTCTTCCGGGACGATCACGGCGTCGAGCTGTTCGACCTGCCCGAGGCCCCGCGCCCCGACCCCGAAACCCCGGCCCCGCCGCGGTTCCTCGCCGAGTTCGACAACCTTCTCCTCTCCCACGCCGACCGCAGTCGCGTCATCCCGCCCGAGTACTGGGGACGTTCCTGGCAGGGCAACCAGGCGTACTGCACCTTCCTGGTCGACGGCTTCCTCGCGGGCGTGTGGAGACTGGACCGGGACACCCTGGTCGTCGAGCCCTTCGGCCGCCTCACCGGCGCACAGAAGCGGGACGTGCTCGCCGAGGGGGAGCGTGTGCTGGCCGTGATGCACCCCGGGGAGTCCTACGACATCCGGTTCGGGACGGTCCTCCGGCCCTGA
- a CDS encoding trypsin-like serine protease encodes MFGLNRVKRTAAVIAATAATAATVLLGAPTAVAAPQPIVGGTTTTTTAYPFMMQITDASQNQFCGGTLVSATKVVTAAHCMVGETTSSVRVVGGRTYLNGTNGTVSRVSRIWINPGYTDATNGDDVAVLTLSTSMPYTKASYVSSSQTGVYAAGTTARIIGWGTTSENGSSSNQLRTATVPIVSDSSCKSSYGSDFVQTDMVCAGYSSGGTDTCQGDSGGPLLIGGVLAGITSWGEGCAEAGYPGVYTRLTTFSSLVTAQVNS; translated from the coding sequence ATGTTCGGGCTCAACCGCGTGAAGAGAACCGCCGCCGTCATCGCGGCGACCGCCGCCACGGCGGCGACCGTACTGCTCGGCGCCCCCACCGCCGTCGCAGCCCCGCAGCCGATCGTCGGCGGCACGACGACCACGACCACGGCGTATCCGTTCATGATGCAGATCACGGACGCCTCGCAGAACCAGTTCTGCGGCGGCACCCTCGTCTCGGCGACCAAGGTGGTCACCGCCGCGCACTGCATGGTCGGCGAGACCACGAGCAGTGTGCGCGTCGTCGGCGGCCGCACCTACCTCAACGGCACCAACGGCACGGTCAGCCGGGTGAGCAGGATCTGGATCAACCCGGGATACACGGACGCCACCAACGGCGACGACGTGGCCGTCCTGACCCTGTCGACGTCGATGCCGTACACCAAGGCGTCGTACGTCTCCTCGTCCCAGACCGGCGTGTACGCGGCCGGCACCACCGCCCGCATCATCGGCTGGGGCACCACCTCGGAGAACGGCAGCTCCTCCAACCAGCTGCGGACCGCGACCGTCCCGATCGTGTCCGACTCCAGCTGCAAGAGCTCCTACGGTTCGGACTTCGTCCAGACCGACATGGTTTGCGCCGGATACTCCTCCGGCGGCACAGACACCTGCCAGGGCGACAGCGGCGGTCCCCTGCTCATCGGGGGCGTCCTGGCAGGGATCACTTCTTGGGGCGAGGGCTGCGCGGAAGCCGGTTACCCGGGTGTGTACACCCGGCTGACCACCTTCTCCAGCCTGGTGACCGCGCAGGTCAACTCGTAG